A stretch of the Arthrobacter sp. PAMC 25486 genome encodes the following:
- a CDS encoding FadR/GntR family transcriptional regulator: MTATPNPEAPAGSPREYLHATLVDNLGLAVVTGQLAPHAVLSIEELEARYGVSRSVIREVIRVLSSLGLLASRRRLGTVVQPRSAWNLYDPHIIRWRLASESRLEQLRSLSELRSAVEPMAAKLAAIRASFTAASDLVSLSAQMWAAGHASDMDTFLRLDVLFHDHLLEASGNEMFAQLNSLVTEVLKGRIEHGLMPHSPNAKAMQFHVDVASAIQRRDGEAAHAAMTRIVDQSMVEMAVIWAKDHGTSRDMQ; this comes from the coding sequence ATGACCGCCACCCCAAACCCCGAGGCACCTGCCGGCAGCCCGCGGGAGTACCTCCATGCCACGTTGGTGGACAACCTTGGCCTGGCAGTGGTGACCGGGCAGCTAGCTCCCCACGCGGTGCTAAGTATCGAGGAACTCGAGGCCCGCTATGGGGTGTCCCGGTCCGTCATCAGGGAAGTCATCCGGGTGCTGTCATCGTTGGGGCTGCTCGCCTCACGCCGCCGGCTGGGCACCGTGGTCCAGCCGCGATCCGCATGGAACTTGTACGATCCACACATCATCCGATGGCGACTGGCCTCCGAGAGCCGGCTGGAACAGCTGCGCAGCCTCAGCGAGCTGCGATCCGCCGTTGAACCGATGGCCGCAAAACTGGCGGCCATTCGGGCGAGCTTTACCGCCGCGAGCGACCTTGTGTCCTTGTCTGCACAGATGTGGGCCGCGGGCCATGCATCAGACATGGACACATTTCTCAGGCTGGACGTACTCTTTCATGACCACCTGCTGGAAGCGTCCGGAAACGAAATGTTTGCCCAGCTCAACTCGCTGGTGACAGAAGTCCTGAAGGGCCGGATCGAGCACGGTCTGATGCCCCACAGCCCCAACGCCAAGGCCATGCAATTCCATGTCGATGTTGCCAGCGCCATCCAGCGGCGCGACGGCGAGGCCGCCCACGCCGCCATGACAAGGATCGTTGACCAGTCCATGGTCGAAATGGCTGTCATCTGGGCCAAGGACCATGGAACATCCAGGGACATGCAATAA
- a CDS encoding glycine betaine/L-proline ABC transporter ATP-binding protein produces MSVSNVYKVFGKRPAEVIKRLKGGKKRDELTALGTAAVIDATFDVKKGEIFVVMGLSGSGKSTLIRTLNGLWAPSEGSVVVGGTDISKISDKELRRVRQEKISMVFQHFALMPHRTVVENAAYALEVQGVAKPERLARAEKILSLVGLEGWGEKFPGELSGGMQQRVGLARALCAETDILLMDEAFSALDPLIRREMQEQLVLLQSELEKTIIFITHDLNEAMFLGDRIAVMRDGEIVQIGTPDEILTSPANDYVAAFVQDVDRTRVLTAGGVMEPALAVVNLSGGPRNALRTMRDLQVSAAFVVDRRRNYLGTVRDRDVMKQVEAHSSDLNSVIRNGIEPVSPDTALNDLFGRAVESPIPLPVVDDAGRLVGALPRVTLLAALGNVPSTTGEFPVVDVAVAPIPEQLVTAALALTEGDA; encoded by the coding sequence CTGAGCGTCAGCAATGTTTACAAGGTCTTCGGGAAACGACCCGCCGAAGTCATCAAACGACTCAAGGGCGGCAAGAAGCGCGATGAACTGACCGCGCTGGGCACGGCCGCCGTCATTGACGCCACCTTTGACGTTAAAAAGGGCGAGATTTTCGTTGTTATGGGCCTGTCAGGTTCAGGCAAGTCCACGCTGATCCGCACGCTCAATGGCCTGTGGGCCCCCAGCGAGGGTTCCGTGGTGGTGGGTGGCACCGACATTTCCAAGATCAGCGACAAGGAACTGCGCCGCGTCCGCCAGGAGAAAATCTCCATGGTGTTCCAGCACTTTGCCCTGATGCCGCACCGCACCGTTGTGGAAAACGCCGCGTACGCCCTCGAAGTTCAGGGTGTTGCCAAGCCCGAGCGCCTGGCCCGGGCGGAGAAGATCCTCTCCCTCGTGGGCCTTGAGGGCTGGGGCGAGAAGTTCCCCGGCGAGCTCTCCGGCGGCATGCAGCAGCGTGTTGGCCTGGCCCGCGCCCTCTGCGCAGAAACCGACATCCTGCTCATGGACGAGGCCTTCTCCGCACTGGATCCGCTGATCCGGCGCGAAATGCAGGAACAGCTGGTGCTGCTGCAGTCCGAGCTGGAAAAAACCATCATCTTCATCACCCACGACCTCAACGAGGCCATGTTCCTGGGTGACAGGATCGCCGTCATGCGTGACGGTGAAATTGTTCAGATCGGCACCCCGGATGAGATTCTCACCAGCCCGGCCAACGACTATGTTGCCGCGTTTGTGCAGGATGTCGACCGGACCCGCGTGCTCACCGCCGGTGGTGTGATGGAACCGGCGCTGGCTGTGGTCAACCTCTCCGGAGGGCCCCGCAACGCGCTGCGCACCATGCGGGACCTGCAGGTTTCGGCCGCGTTCGTCGTCGACCGCCGCCGCAATTACCTGGGCACCGTCCGCGACCGTGACGTCATGAAGCAGGTTGAGGCGCACAGCTCCGACCTGAACTCAGTCATCCGCAACGGCATTGAGCCGGTCAGTCCGGATACCGCCTTGAATGACCTCTTTGGCCGCGCCGTGGAGAGTCCCATTCCCTTGCCTGTGGTGGACGACGCCGGACGACTGGTGGGTGCCTTGCCGAGAGTCACGCTCCTGGCCGCCTTGGGCAACGTCCCCTCCACCACCGGTGAATTCCCCGTGGTTGATGTTGCCGTGGCGCCCATCCCCGAACAACTTGTCACCGCCGCACTGGCGCTGACCGAAGGAGACGCATAG
- a CDS encoding carbohydrate ABC transporter permease, whose product MSASVKIQQAPRTVAPSRPFSVWANKHRKWLFAAPAMIFVGLLIVFPLVWTVYLSLTDSRGSVRAPADFIGIGNYLTVLSDFDRFWPAVGRTVYFTFTALAVEMVLGMIIALLLWRPFRGEKWVRVAILLPLVATPVAVGMMWRLIFDPNMGFANQMLSWVGIPPQPWLSGQATALPTTIFMDIWQWTPMVVLILLAGLTSLPEETDEAARVDGANAWQRFFLVTLPLLKATVIVAILLRSIDALKTFDILYATKGKGGGSFHEVETLNVYAYGLSFDYNEYGLSSAVLIIFFLIIIGFMWILTRRRKGQD is encoded by the coding sequence ATGTCTGCATCCGTAAAAATCCAACAGGCCCCGAGAACAGTTGCACCGTCCCGACCATTCTCCGTTTGGGCCAACAAGCACCGAAAATGGCTCTTTGCCGCCCCCGCCATGATTTTCGTGGGCCTGCTGATCGTCTTTCCGCTCGTCTGGACCGTCTACCTCAGCCTGACAGACTCGCGCGGCTCGGTCCGGGCGCCCGCTGACTTCATCGGCATTGGCAATTACCTGACTGTGCTTTCCGACTTCGACCGGTTCTGGCCGGCCGTGGGCCGGACCGTGTACTTCACATTCACGGCCTTGGCCGTGGAAATGGTGCTGGGCATGATCATTGCACTGCTGTTGTGGCGCCCGTTCCGCGGCGAGAAATGGGTGCGGGTTGCCATCCTGCTGCCGCTTGTGGCCACGCCTGTTGCCGTCGGCATGATGTGGCGGTTGATTTTTGACCCGAACATGGGTTTTGCCAACCAGATGCTGTCTTGGGTGGGCATTCCCCCGCAGCCCTGGCTTTCCGGGCAGGCCACGGCGCTGCCAACCACCATCTTCATGGACATCTGGCAGTGGACCCCCATGGTGGTGCTGATCCTGCTCGCCGGATTGACGTCCCTGCCGGAGGAAACAGACGAGGCAGCCCGCGTTGACGGCGCGAATGCCTGGCAGCGCTTCTTTTTGGTGACGCTGCCGCTGTTGAAAGCCACCGTCATTGTTGCCATCCTGCTGCGCAGCATCGACGCACTGAAAACCTTCGACATCCTGTACGCCACCAAGGGCAAGGGCGGCGGCTCCTTCCACGAGGTGGAGACGCTGAACGTGTACGCCTACGGGCTGAGCTTTGACTACAACGAATATGGGCTCTCCTCCGCGGTGCTCATCATCTTCTTCCTGATCATCATCGGCTTCATGTGGATTTTGACCAGGCGCAGGAAAGGACAGGACTGA
- a CDS encoding sugar ABC transporter substrate-binding protein has translation MKRRSVLQLLAVAVVAPFGVAACSGNDAKASGTVRVTLANHVWTDGIKAAIPEFEKESGLKVELTQLGEDQLSDQYNVKLNAGTDEIDVMMYRPLQEGKSFARNGYLADLTDHVTSDADWDWKDFQSGPVSATTFEKKVVGVPIITEREVLYYRKDLLEAAGIAVPKTMEELEAAAKKISEDNEGVAGFVARTNKSAAVTQFSSFLYSFGGDFMDESGKATVDTPEAKAAYAFYGGLLNKYGPANVSTDMSWPEAMAIFTQGNAAFYTEADSLYQNAMDTAKSKVADSVGFAALPAGPAGSKPYNVPSWGLGINEASKNQDNAWKFIEWATSKTRTLEAQKAGVPGPRASVWANPEGTSTYPKDLAEAITYSAEHGIGHDRPLVIAVGKAREIVGEPIVTAITGGDSAAAATKANEEFAKFLESDK, from the coding sequence ATGAAGCGACGCTCTGTTTTGCAGCTGCTGGCTGTGGCTGTAGTTGCCCCCTTTGGTGTTGCTGCGTGTAGCGGCAATGATGCGAAAGCCTCGGGCACTGTGCGTGTCACGCTGGCAAATCACGTGTGGACGGACGGCATTAAAGCCGCCATCCCCGAATTTGAAAAGGAGTCCGGCCTCAAGGTCGAACTGACCCAGTTGGGTGAGGACCAGCTGTCGGACCAATACAACGTCAAGCTCAATGCGGGCACGGATGAAATTGACGTGATGATGTACCGTCCACTGCAGGAGGGCAAGTCCTTCGCCCGAAACGGTTACCTGGCGGATTTGACGGACCACGTCACCTCCGATGCCGACTGGGACTGGAAAGACTTCCAATCGGGGCCGGTCTCGGCAACCACCTTTGAAAAGAAGGTTGTGGGCGTTCCCATCATCACCGAGCGTGAGGTCCTCTACTACCGCAAGGACCTCCTGGAAGCCGCCGGCATTGCCGTGCCGAAGACCATGGAAGAACTGGAAGCCGCGGCGAAGAAGATCTCGGAGGACAACGAGGGTGTGGCCGGCTTTGTGGCCCGGACCAACAAGTCCGCGGCCGTTACTCAGTTCTCCAGCTTCTTGTACAGCTTCGGCGGCGACTTCATGGATGAGTCCGGCAAGGCCACGGTCGACACCCCAGAAGCCAAGGCCGCGTACGCGTTTTATGGCGGGCTGCTCAACAAGTACGGGCCAGCAAACGTCAGCACGGACATGAGCTGGCCGGAGGCCATGGCCATCTTCACACAGGGCAATGCTGCGTTCTATACGGAGGCGGACTCCCTGTACCAAAACGCGATGGACACCGCGAAGTCCAAGGTGGCCGACTCTGTCGGTTTTGCTGCCCTGCCGGCGGGTCCGGCAGGTTCCAAACCATACAACGTCCCTTCATGGGGTCTGGGCATCAATGAGGCGTCCAAGAACCAAGATAATGCCTGGAAGTTCATCGAGTGGGCCACCTCGAAGACCCGCACCTTGGAAGCCCAAAAAGCCGGCGTGCCCGGACCTCGCGCCTCCGTCTGGGCGAACCCGGAAGGCACCAGTACGTACCCGAAGGACCTGGCCGAGGCGATCACCTACAGTGCCGAGCACGGCATTGGGCACGACCGGCCGCTCGTGATCGCCGTGGGCAAGGCCCGCGAAATCGTTGGCGAACCGATTGTCACCGCCATCACCGGCGGAGATTCCGCAGCGGCCGCCACAAAGGCCAACGAGGAATTCGCGAAGTTCCTGGAGAGCGACAAGTAG
- a CDS encoding carbohydrate ABC transporter permease: MSEHAIKQRRKPAGVRAYSWFRVAALTIVVLALLAPLAWLVASSLKTNVDIYDPTKTFIFVPTFENYVNVLTRNNYFVFIFNSFWVAFVSTVLSLVLGVPAAYAMSRFTMHRSALVVLMARVIPGITLLVPWYYVFSNLRMVGGFSVLILSHMFVALPLIVYIMMSYFDSMPLELEESAQVDGLTPIGAFAHITLPLSIGGMATAGILSFIFSWNNFMFALVLSGARTKTLPVAIFDFVSYASIDWGGLMAAATVVTVPIMVIALFTQKYIVSGMTAGAIK; encoded by the coding sequence ATGTCTGAGCACGCAATCAAACAGCGCCGCAAGCCGGCCGGTGTACGGGCATATAGCTGGTTCAGGGTCGCCGCTCTCACCATTGTGGTGCTCGCCCTGCTGGCGCCGTTGGCCTGGCTGGTGGCCTCGTCACTGAAGACGAACGTGGACATCTACGATCCGACGAAGACGTTCATCTTTGTGCCCACCTTTGAAAATTATGTCAATGTCCTGACGCGCAACAACTACTTTGTCTTCATCTTCAACAGTTTTTGGGTCGCCTTTGTCTCCACAGTCCTGTCATTGGTGCTCGGCGTTCCGGCCGCCTACGCCATGAGCCGGTTCACCATGCACCGTTCGGCGCTGGTGGTGTTGATGGCCAGGGTCATCCCGGGCATCACCTTGCTGGTGCCCTGGTACTACGTGTTCTCCAACTTGCGCATGGTGGGCGGGTTCAGCGTGCTGATCCTGAGCCACATGTTCGTTGCGCTGCCACTGATCGTCTACATCATGATGAGCTACTTTGATTCCATGCCGCTGGAACTGGAGGAATCCGCCCAGGTGGATGGGCTGACGCCCATTGGCGCCTTCGCCCACATCACCCTGCCGCTTTCCATCGGTGGCATGGCAACGGCTGGGATCCTGTCCTTCATCTTCTCGTGGAACAACTTCATGTTTGCGCTGGTGCTCTCCGGGGCCAGGACCAAAACGCTTCCGGTGGCGATCTTCGACTTCGTCTCCTACGCCAGCATCGACTGGGGTGGGCTGATGGCGGCAGCCACGGTTGTCACGGTGCCCATCATGGTCATCGCCCTGTTCACCCAAAAGTACATTGTGTCCGGCATGACGGCGGGTGCCATTAAATGA
- the nadE gene encoding ammonia-dependent NAD(+) synthetase — protein MRELQGQIIAELGVQPEIDPAAEISRRVQFLKDYLKTTGTGGYVLGISGGLDSTLAGRLAQLAVEELADEGINANFIAVRLPYGVQHDEDDAQAAMDFIKAKTEWTFNIAPAVDGFESEFAKTATEDVTDFNKGNIKARSRMIAQYALAGQDNLLVIGTDHAAESVTGFFTKFGDGGADILPLFTLNKRQNRALLKHLGASEQLWNKIPTADLLDGVPGRTDEDELGITYNEIDDYLEGRDVSDAAAQGIERRFLQSRHKRTVPVTLLDTWWR, from the coding sequence ATGCGCGAACTACAGGGACAGATCATTGCAGAACTTGGCGTCCAGCCCGAGATTGACCCAGCCGCGGAGATTTCCCGCCGGGTGCAATTCCTGAAGGACTACCTCAAGACCACGGGGACGGGCGGCTACGTGCTGGGCATCAGCGGCGGGCTCGACTCCACCCTGGCAGGGCGGCTCGCCCAACTTGCCGTGGAAGAACTCGCCGACGAGGGCATCAACGCCAACTTCATTGCGGTGCGCCTGCCCTACGGCGTCCAACACGATGAAGACGACGCGCAAGCCGCGATGGATTTCATAAAAGCCAAGACCGAATGGACGTTCAACATCGCCCCCGCGGTGGACGGCTTCGAGTCCGAGTTCGCCAAGACAGCCACAGAGGATGTCACCGACTTCAACAAGGGCAATATCAAGGCACGCAGCCGCATGATCGCCCAGTACGCACTCGCCGGACAGGACAACCTGTTGGTCATCGGCACCGACCACGCAGCCGAATCTGTGACTGGGTTCTTCACAAAATTCGGGGACGGCGGCGCCGACATTCTCCCACTGTTCACCCTGAACAAACGCCAGAACCGCGCCTTACTCAAACACCTCGGCGCCTCCGAGCAACTGTGGAACAAGATCCCCACCGCAGACCTCCTCGACGGCGTCCCCGGCCGCACCGACGAGGACGAACTTGGCATCACCTACAACGAAATAGACGACTACCTCGAGGGCCGCGACGTCAGCGACGCAGCCGCCCAGGGCATCGAACGCCGCTTCCTGCAGAGCCGCCACAAGCGCACCGTCCCGGTCACGTTGCTCGACACCTGGTGGCGCTAA
- a CDS encoding AMP-binding protein: MNVTEKFRAARNQLLDMRLDNARAQREFVWPRFTEFNFALDWIDAIAADPDTGNKPALVIVEQDGTSTRRSFADLSKRSNQVANWLRGQGIQRGDHMIIMLGNQVELWELMLACIKLGVVMIPTTTMMGPADLRDRVERGQARWVSAREEDAAKFTDVPGSYTLVGVGLEGGAENTGAHATAAAGRPVLTYAESEAAGEDFTPDAPTKADETMLLYFTSGTTSKAKLVEHTHTSYPVGHLSTMFWIGLEPGDVHLNVASPGWAKHAWSNVFTPWIAEACVFIYNYTRFDAAALMAQMEKEHVTSFCAPPTVWRMLIQADLTLLKTPPTKVVSAGEPLNAEVIGQVERAWGQLIRDGFGQTETTVQVANTPGQPIKIGSMGRPLPGYDVVLVDLLTGEETDDGELCLRLNPAPVGLTKGYFGDPEKTADAFRGGYYHTGDVASRDENGILTYVGRSDDVFKSSDYRLSPFELESVLIEHPAVAEAAVVPSPDALRLSVPKAYVVLAASYEPSDELAGEIFAYCREHLPAYKRIRRLEFAELPKTISGKIRRVELRANEEARHGTASTEETAPGAPDHNLANKEYLDSAFPS, encoded by the coding sequence ATGAATGTCACCGAGAAATTCCGTGCAGCCCGCAACCAATTGTTGGATATGCGCCTGGATAACGCCCGGGCCCAACGCGAATTTGTTTGGCCCCGCTTCACCGAGTTCAACTTCGCGCTCGACTGGATCGATGCGATCGCCGCGGACCCCGACACCGGCAACAAGCCCGCACTGGTCATCGTGGAACAGGACGGAACATCCACCCGCCGCAGCTTCGCGGACCTCTCAAAACGTTCCAACCAGGTGGCCAACTGGCTCCGCGGCCAGGGCATCCAGCGCGGCGACCACATGATCATCATGCTCGGCAACCAGGTGGAATTGTGGGAGCTGATGCTGGCCTGCATCAAGCTCGGCGTCGTCATGATCCCCACAACCACCATGATGGGTCCGGCAGATCTGCGTGACAGGGTGGAGCGCGGCCAAGCCCGCTGGGTGAGCGCCCGGGAAGAGGATGCTGCCAAGTTCACCGATGTCCCCGGCAGCTACACCCTGGTGGGCGTCGGACTGGAAGGCGGCGCCGAGAACACCGGTGCCCACGCAACGGCCGCGGCCGGACGCCCCGTGCTCACCTACGCGGAATCGGAGGCCGCGGGCGAGGATTTCACCCCGGATGCGCCCACCAAGGCCGACGAAACCATGCTGCTCTACTTCACCTCCGGCACCACCTCCAAGGCCAAGCTGGTGGAACACACGCACACCTCCTACCCCGTCGGCCACCTGTCCACCATGTTCTGGATCGGGCTGGAACCCGGCGACGTCCACCTCAATGTCGCCTCCCCCGGCTGGGCCAAGCACGCGTGGTCCAACGTGTTCACGCCCTGGATCGCCGAGGCCTGCGTGTTCATTTACAACTACACGCGCTTTGACGCCGCCGCGCTCATGGCGCAGATGGAAAAGGAGCACGTGACGAGTTTCTGTGCCCCGCCCACCGTCTGGCGCATGCTCATCCAGGCCGATCTCACCCTCCTGAAAACCCCGCCCACCAAGGTGGTTTCCGCTGGTGAGCCGCTCAACGCCGAGGTCATCGGCCAGGTGGAGCGCGCCTGGGGCCAGCTGATCCGCGACGGCTTTGGCCAGACAGAGACCACGGTCCAGGTCGCCAACACCCCCGGCCAGCCCATCAAGATCGGGTCCATGGGCCGCCCCCTCCCAGGCTACGACGTCGTGCTGGTGGACCTGCTGACAGGGGAGGAAACGGACGACGGCGAACTTTGCCTGCGCTTGAATCCCGCCCCCGTAGGGCTCACCAAGGGTTATTTCGGGGACCCGGAGAAGACGGCCGATGCCTTCCGCGGCGGCTATTACCACACGGGCGATGTGGCCAGCCGGGACGAAAACGGCATCCTGACCTATGTGGGCCGCAGTGACGACGTCTTCAAGTCCTCGGACTACAGACTCTCCCCGTTTGAGCTGGAGAGCGTGCTGATTGAGCATCCGGCGGTGGCTGAGGCCGCCGTCGTGCCTTCACCCGATGCGCTGCGACTGAGCGTACCCAAGGCATATGTGGTCCTCGCAGCATCCTACGAGCCCAGCGATGAGCTTGCCGGGGAGATCTTTGCGTACTGCCGCGAGCACCTGCCGGCGTACAAGCGGATCCGCCGGCTGGAGTTTGCGGAGCTCCCCAAGACCATTTCGGGCAAGATCCGCCGGGTTGAGCTCCGTGCCAACGAAGAAGCGCGCCACGGCACCGCTTCCACCGAGGAAACAGCACCGGGCGCGCCCGATCACAACTTGGCGAACAAGGAATACCTAGACTCGGCCTTCCCCTCGTAA
- a CDS encoding glycine betaine ABC transporter substrate-binding protein, with protein sequence MKKKFMGFAAIAATLALGLSACGSGSGDTATVENGDKKDVTIAVFNGWDEGIAASELWKAILDEKGYDVKLQNADVAPVFSGLSTGDYDFTLDTWLPVTHKTMMDEYGDKIAELGQWNSEASLTIAVNEDAPIDSLEELAANADKFGNKIIGIEPGAGLTEVTTNEVIPGYGLDKMEYITSSTPAMLSELKTATTKGENIVVTLWRPHWAYDAFPVKDLKDPKGALGEAEGIYGYSRLAFDKDYPKLDGWLKDFKMESDKLYSLENAMFGGDKVDDYTEVVKKWIGENQEYVDSLTA encoded by the coding sequence ATGAAGAAGAAATTTATGGGATTTGCTGCCATTGCAGCAACGCTGGCACTGGGCTTGAGCGCGTGCGGCTCCGGCTCCGGCGACACGGCCACTGTGGAGAACGGTGACAAGAAGGACGTCACCATTGCCGTGTTCAACGGCTGGGATGAGGGTATTGCCGCATCCGAGCTGTGGAAGGCAATTTTGGATGAGAAGGGCTACGACGTCAAGCTCCAAAACGCCGACGTGGCTCCCGTTTTCTCGGGCCTGTCAACCGGTGATTACGACTTCACGCTGGACACCTGGCTGCCGGTGACGCACAAGACCATGATGGACGAGTACGGTGACAAGATCGCCGAACTGGGCCAGTGGAACTCTGAAGCGTCACTGACCATTGCCGTCAACGAGGATGCCCCCATTGACTCGTTGGAGGAACTGGCAGCCAACGCTGACAAGTTCGGCAACAAGATCATTGGCATTGAACCCGGAGCCGGCCTGACGGAAGTAACCACCAATGAGGTCATCCCCGGCTACGGCCTGGACAAGATGGAATACATCACCTCGTCAACACCGGCCATGCTCTCCGAGCTGAAGACGGCCACCACCAAGGGCGAGAACATTGTTGTCACCCTGTGGCGTCCGCACTGGGCCTACGACGCATTCCCGGTCAAGGACCTGAAGGACCCCAAGGGCGCCTTGGGCGAAGCCGAAGGCATCTACGGCTACTCACGCCTTGCCTTCGACAAGGACTACCCCAAGCTTGACGGCTGGCTGAAGGACTTCAAGATGGAGTCCGACAAGCTGTACTCACTGGAAAACGCCATGTTTGGCGGCGACAAGGTCGACGACTACACAGAAGTTGTGAAGAAGTGGATCGGCGAGAACCAGGAATACGTGGACTCACTCACCGCGTAA
- the dgoD gene encoding galactonate dehydratase, producing the protein MTEREIKNRIVRIETFMVPPRWLFVRIETAEGIVGWGEATCEGRSETVRTAVEQLSEILLGADALRIEDHWQVMTKGSFYRGGPILASAVSGLDQALWDIAGKHFNTPVHQLLGGHVRDRIRAYGWVGGDEPNEVADSIAAQLEVGLTAVKMNASGRMSPLGTVAEIDGVVRRVAAAREVLGEHRDVAVDFHGRFTLANARKVAPLLEPYRPFFLEEPVVPENTHLLREFTSSTTIPVSTGERLYNRQEFLPALQAGIAVAQPDLSHAGGITETRKIASLAEIYDVQLAPHCPLGPLALAACLQLGFATPNFLIQEQSIGIHYNLGAEVLDYVVDKEPLKFVDGHFERLLGPGLGIEVDERAVREADKRGHAWRGPVWRHPDGSFAEW; encoded by the coding sequence ATGACCGAGCGGGAAATCAAAAACCGCATCGTCCGGATCGAAACGTTCATGGTCCCCCCTCGCTGGCTGTTTGTCCGCATTGAAACGGCGGAGGGCATTGTGGGGTGGGGGGAGGCAACGTGTGAGGGTCGCAGCGAAACCGTGCGCACCGCCGTCGAACAACTCTCCGAGATCCTGCTCGGTGCCGATGCGCTGCGCATCGAGGACCACTGGCAGGTCATGACCAAGGGGTCCTTCTATCGTGGCGGACCCATTCTCGCCAGTGCCGTTTCCGGTCTGGACCAGGCCCTGTGGGACATTGCCGGCAAGCACTTCAACACCCCTGTCCACCAGCTGCTGGGCGGGCACGTCCGGGACCGGATCCGCGCCTACGGCTGGGTGGGCGGTGACGAACCCAACGAGGTTGCCGACTCGATAGCCGCGCAGCTGGAGGTGGGGTTGACCGCGGTGAAAATGAACGCCAGCGGCCGCATGTCGCCGCTTGGCACGGTTGCCGAGATCGACGGCGTGGTTCGCCGGGTGGCTGCCGCCCGCGAGGTTCTGGGTGAGCACCGGGACGTGGCGGTGGACTTCCATGGCCGCTTCACCCTCGCCAACGCCCGCAAGGTTGCGCCGCTGCTGGAGCCCTACCGGCCGTTCTTCCTAGAGGAGCCGGTGGTGCCGGAAAACACGCACCTGCTGCGGGAATTCACCTCCAGCACCACCATCCCGGTCTCCACGGGGGAGCGGCTGTACAACCGGCAGGAGTTCCTGCCCGCCCTGCAGGCCGGCATTGCCGTGGCACAGCCCGATCTCTCACATGCCGGCGGAATCACCGAGACACGCAAGATTGCCTCACTGGCAGAGATCTACGACGTGCAGCTGGCCCCGCACTGCCCGCTGGGTCCGCTGGCGCTCGCCGCCTGCCTGCAGCTGGGCTTTGCCACACCGAACTTCCTGATTCAGGAACAAAGCATCGGCATCCACTACAACTTGGGGGCGGAAGTGCTGGACTATGTGGTGGACAAGGAGCCGCTGAAATTCGTTGACGGCCATTTTGAGAGGCTGCTCGGGCCCGGACTGGGCATCGAAGTCGACGAGCGTGCGGTGCGGGAAGCCGACAAACGCGGGCACGCCTGGCGCGGCCCCGTCTGGCGGCACCCCGACGGCTCCTTTGCGGAATGGTGA
- a CDS encoding proline/glycine betaine ABC transporter permease — protein sequence MEPVFRIPLGEWVEVGLDWLITTLDSVFVFIRAFFVGAYDGLDWLLTAPPYWVIIVVFAAIAWWASSWKMGVGTAVGFAVISGVNQWENAMHSLALVVIATVVALIISIPLGIWAASSNRASSIIKPILDFLQTMPAMVYLIPALAMFRVGVVPGIIATIIFAMAPGVRFTELGIRGVDKEVVEAGHAFGSSPARILYQIQLPLARPTIMAGVNQVIMLSLSMVVIAGMVGAPGLGGEIVLALGRIDAGLGFEAGIAVVVLAVFLDRVTASFGTNSTSGAGKSPTRKAGKKLAGKAGANA from the coding sequence GTGGAACCGGTTTTTAGGATCCCGCTGGGCGAATGGGTGGAAGTCGGCCTTGACTGGCTGATCACCACCCTGGACAGTGTTTTCGTGTTCATTCGGGCGTTCTTTGTTGGCGCCTACGACGGCCTTGACTGGCTGCTGACGGCCCCACCGTACTGGGTCATCATCGTGGTCTTTGCTGCCATTGCGTGGTGGGCGAGCAGCTGGAAGATGGGTGTTGGCACAGCGGTGGGGTTCGCAGTCATTTCCGGTGTCAACCAGTGGGAAAATGCCATGCATTCATTGGCGCTGGTGGTGATTGCCACGGTCGTGGCCTTGATTATCAGCATCCCGCTGGGCATCTGGGCAGCCAGCTCCAACCGGGCCTCGTCCATCATCAAGCCCATACTGGACTTCTTGCAGACCATGCCTGCCATGGTGTACCTGATCCCAGCGCTGGCCATGTTCCGCGTGGGTGTGGTGCCGGGCATCATTGCCACCATCATCTTTGCCATGGCTCCGGGCGTCCGCTTCACCGAATTGGGCATCCGCGGCGTCGACAAGGAAGTGGTTGAGGCAGGGCACGCGTTTGGCTCCAGCCCCGCCCGGATCCTGTACCAAATCCAGCTGCCGCTGGCCCGTCCCACCATCATGGCCGGTGTCAACCAGGTCATCATGCTCTCGCTGTCCATGGTGGTCATTGCCGGCATGGTCGGTGCCCCCGGACTCGGTGGCGAGATTGTTTTGGCGCTGGGCCGCATCGACGCCGGGCTCGGCTTTGAAGCCGGCATCGCCGTCGTCGTGCTGGCGGTCTTCCTCGACCGCGTGACAGCCAGCTTTGGCACCAATTCCACGAGTGGGGCCGGCAAGAGCCCAACCCGCAAGGCTGGCAAGAAATTGGCCGGCAAGGCTGGCGCGAACGCCTAA